One Setaria viridis chromosome 3, Setaria_viridis_v4.0, whole genome shotgun sequence DNA window includes the following coding sequences:
- the LOC117847682 gene encoding uncharacterized protein isoform X1, with translation MAPLANVAIMVGSGIAGSILTTYTKVGDVLSGGLEFVKKHGEGGGGAKSSSGQDTAQLMSQVNILREEIQSLTVRPAMVVTSAAKSGSGACTVTAVVVAGVVGYAYIKWKGWKLSDMMFVTKRGLSEACNVVGSQLDQVSDAVVVTKKHLAGRIDLVDSSLDENKQIIEGTRDQVAVINMDLSAFQEDLQSVNLVVQTLESKMGRLESSQDQTVDGIHHLCEFTRKLEPAKNGNVGQVPSSIPASIGSSSERIVRATCLPRPAPRLALEEIPLVAESPRAESPQVSSAAESSRAEVLQEQKGVGSRTWSTSSEGSSHVMSSSTEASMNTAKPTSSSRFSGLRLPGLSFLGASSTLS, from the exons ATGGCTCCGCTTGCCAACGTGGCCATCATGGTCGGCTCCG GCATTGCTGGATCGATTCTTACGACCTACACGAAAGTTGGGGATGTATTATCTGGTGGACTCGAA TTTGTGAAGAAACATGGGGAAGGTGGTGGGGGCGCGAAGTCTAGCAGCGGCCAAGATACTGCTCAATTGATGTCTCAG GTCAACATTCTCAGGGAGGAGATACAGTCATTGACCGTGAGACCAGCTATGGTGGTGACATCTGCTGCAAAATCAG GATCTGGTGCATGTACTGTAACAGCAGTCGTCGTTGCTGGGGTTGTTGGCTATGCATACATAAAGTGGAAG GGCTGGAAACTCTCTGATATGATGTTTGTGACAAAGCGTGGCTTATCCGAAGCTTGCAATGTTGTTGGTAGCCAGTTGGATCAAGTTTCAGATGCTGTTGTT GTTACAAAGAAACATCTAGCTGGGAGGATTGACCTTGTGGATAGTAGTTTAGATGAAAACAAGCAGATCATCGAAGGCACAAGGGATCAG GTTGCAGTCATAAATATGGATCTAAGTGCTTTCCAGGAGGATTTACAATCAGTTAATCTTGTTGTTCAAACTTTG GAGTCGAAGATGGGGCGCCTTGAATCCTCTCAG GATCAAACAGTAGATGGAATACATCACTTGTGTGAGTTCACCCGAAAATTGGAACCTGCCAAGAATGGCAATGTTGGCCAG GTACCATCATCCATTCCTGCAAGCATTGGATCTTCCTCGGAGCGAATTGTGAGG GCTACTTGTTTGCCTCGTCCTGCTCCACGCCTAGCTCTGGAAGAAATCCCACTTGTAGCTGAATCACCTAGAGCAGAGTCACCCCAGGTTTCATCCGCAGCTGAATCCTCTAGAGCAGAGGTATTGCAG GAGCAAAAGGGTGTTGGCAGCCGAACATGGTCTACAAGCAGTGAAGGATCCTCACATGTCATGTCGTCCTCAACTGAGGCTAGCATGAACACAGCTAAGCCAACAAGCTCAAGTCGATTCAGTGGGCTGCGGCTACCTGGGCTTAGTTTTCTTGGGGCTTCTTCTACTTTAAGTTAA
- the LOC117848406 gene encoding formin-like protein 14 produces the protein MPPPCACLLFPLLLLLLLPAATICSTAQPTDPLPPAPPPPPAAPRPPHRHRHIAPPRPPFAPPTIIPPPPPPPRHKSTPPTPVPVAVPPAQAQAPPPTPVTTSPTPAPPVTTSPTPKYPSSSANPSTDPYPFTNNPFFPAVAAPPPPTAETQPSSSSGDGGLPTFPANISTLVAPTPRASGSRRFPVLQALLLSLLSLCLLLLSALLSIHLVRRLRHRGRSGAAPSSAAASHRSNADDDDDGDEEGRRLKPPPMPTSSSNPSTEFLYLGTLATPPPAPQAPGTSSSLRPGSPELRPLPPLPRVGPPSGEFASRSSASDPSTVPPAAAADASSSSLFPSSPSASSPTLGSSPVHFRPPSIPQPRGRAPNPSPPKRRPSPPKGAAEPVAAHAWNPFVPVPPRAAVASSDDGDSDDKDVRKSRPLHSDKLKPSSLHMKDEVIQLYLNNSAAVAAPRQVCLLGAPRCHGIGMVVGALGVSKEQLRDALLEGNAHDLGVEVLRMLAQMVLSNEEELKLKYFKDDSLTRLCPVESFVKAILDVPFAFKRVDAMLYIASFYLEVNQLRLSYATLEGACQEMRSSRLLHKVREAVMNFGNFMSINAGSPSSHGLEPNTVLKIVDVKGADGKAALVQFVVQEILKPEGYDLMQHGSATYKTNTNSLQCDTECRKHGLEVVSKLASELSNTKKAASIDIVMLSRSVSELGVGLGKVHDVLRLNSMVTSAESARRFHNSMSTFLRQAEEEILKLQSQESICLSSVKELVEYFHGGSANDEAHMLRIFAGVREFLAMLDRICKEAGENSGNSWVGATTASWTAAPMGMTP, from the exons ATGCCGCCGCCTTGCGCCTGCCTCCTCTtccccctgctgctgctgctgcttctcccCGCCGCTACCATCTGCTCCACCGCCCAGCCAACCGACCCGCtcccgcctgcgccgccgcctccgccggcggcacCGCGCCCTCCCCATCGCCACCGCCACATCGCGCCTCCTCGCCCCCCGTTCGCGCCGCCGACCATcatcccccctccccctcctccgccacgcCATAAATCCACGCCGCCGACTCCTGTTCCCGTCGCCGTGCCGCcagcgcaggcgcaggcgccgcCCCCCACGCCGGTCACCACCTCTCcgacgccagcgccgccggtcACCACCTCTCCGACGCCCAAGTATCCGTCCTCCTCCGCGAACCCCTCCACCGACCCCTATCCCTTCACCAACAACCCCTtcttccccgccgtcgccgcgccaccgcctcccaccGCCGAGACccagccctcctcctcctccggcgacggcggcctccCGACGTTCCCGGCCAACATCTCCACCCTCGTCGCCCCGACCCCGCGCGCATCCGGCTCCCGCCGCTTCCCCGTGCTCCAGGCGCTGCTCCTCTCCTTGCTCTcgctctgcctcctcctcctctccgcgcTCCTCTCCATCCATCtcgtccgccgcctccgccaccgcggccgctccggggccgcgccctcctccgccgccgcttcgcACCGCAGcaacgccgacgacgacgatgacggggACGAGGAGGGCCGCCGCCTCAAGCCGCCGCCAATGCCCACCTCCTCGTCCAATCCCAGCACCGAGTTCCTCTACCTCGGCACCCTagccaccccgccgccggcaccgcagGCCCCGGGGACGAGTTCCAGTCTCCGACCTGgctcgccggagctccgccccctgccgccgctcccgcgtGTCGGCCCGCCCTCCGGCGAGTTCGCCTCCCGTAGCTCCGCCTCCGACCCCAGCACcgtgcctcccgccgccgccgccgacgcatcctcctcgtcgctctttccctcgtcgccgtcggcctcctCGCCCACGCTCGGCTCCAGCCCCGTCCATTTCCGCCCGCCGTCCATCCCCCAGCCGCGTGGCCGAGCCCCGAATCCGTCGCCCCCTAAACGGAGGCCATCGCCGCCCAAGGGTGCTGCGGAGCCCGTGGCGGCGCACGCGTGGAACCCCTTCGTGCCCGTGCCTCCTCGAGCAGCAGTTGCTTCGTCAGATGATGGCGACTCCGATGACAAGGACGTGCGCAAGTCGCGGCCTTTGCACTCGGACAAGCTCAAGCCCAGCTCTTTGCA CATGAAGGATGAGGTGATTCAGCTATACCTCAACAATTCGGCGGCAGTTGCGGCACCGAGGCAGGTGTGTTTGCTCGGAGCTCCCAGGTGCCATGGCATTGGGATGGTTGTGGGGGCATTGGGAGTTTCCAAGGAGCAACTGAGGGACGCCCTCTTGGAAG GCAATGCACATGATTTGGGAGTAGAAGTACTGCGGATGCTCGCTCAGATGGTCCTCAGCAATGAAGAAGAGCTTAAGCTGAAATATTTCAAGGATGATTCGCTGACCAGACTTTGCCCGGTTGAGTCTTTTGTGAAGGCAATACTGGATGTGCCGTTTGCGTTCAAAAGGGTGGATGCCATGCTTTACATTGCCAGTTTCTATTTGGAGGTCAATCAGCTAAGGCTGTCATATGCTACTCTTGAG GGTGCTTGCCAGGAGATGAGAAGCAGCAGGCTGCTCCACAAAGTCCGTGAGGCTGTTATGAATTTCGGCAACTTCATGAGCATCAATGCAGGGTCTCCAAGTTCACATGGCTTGGAGCCAAACACTGTTCTGAAGATTGTTGATGTGAAAGGTGCTGATGGGAAGGCTGCACTTGTGCAGTTTGTTGTCCAGGAAATTTTGAAACCTGAAGGATATGATTTGATGCAGCATGGGTCAGCCACATACAAAACGAACACAAACAGTCTGCAGTGTGACACCGAATGCAGGAAGCACGGCCTTGAGGTTGTCTCCAAACTTGCATCTGAGCTGAGCAACACGAAGAAAGCTGCGTCCATCGACATAGTGATGCTCAGCAGAAGTGTGTCGGAGCTTGGAGTGGGGCTCGGGAAGGTTCATGACGTGCTGAGGCTGAACAGCATGGTCACATCAGCCGAGAGCGCTCGGCGTTTCCACAACAGCATGAGCACGTTCCTGAGGCAAGCTGAGGAGGAGATCCTGAAGCTCCAGTCCCAGGAGAGCATATGCCTGTCTTCGGTgaaggagttggtggagtacTTCCATGGTGGTTCGGCCAATGACGAAGCTCACATGCTGAGAATTTTTGCTGGAGTGAGGGAGTTCCTAGCTATGCTGGATCGGATCTGCAAGGAAGCCGGGGAGAACAGTGGCAACAGTTGGGTTGGTGCGACAACCGCAAGCTGGACGGCTGCGCCCATGGGAATGACGCCTTAA
- the LOC117847682 gene encoding uncharacterized protein isoform X2, producing MAPLANVAIMVGSGIAGSILTTYTKVGDVLSGGLEFVKKHGEGGGGAKSSSGQDTAQLMSQVNILREEIQSLTVRPAMVVTSAAKSGSGACTVTAVVVAGVVGYAYIKWKGWKLSDMMFVTKRGLSEACNVVGSQLDQVSDAVVVTKKHLAGRIDLVDSSLDENKQIIEGTRDQVAVINMDLSAFQEDLQSVNLVVQTLESKMGRLESSQDQTVDGIHHLCEFTRKLEPAKNGNVGQVPSSIPASIGSSSERIVRATCLPRPAPRLALEEIPLVAESPRAESPQVSSAAESSRAEEQKGVGSRTWSTSSEGSSHVMSSSTEASMNTAKPTSSSRFSGLRLPGLSFLGASSTLS from the exons ATGGCTCCGCTTGCCAACGTGGCCATCATGGTCGGCTCCG GCATTGCTGGATCGATTCTTACGACCTACACGAAAGTTGGGGATGTATTATCTGGTGGACTCGAA TTTGTGAAGAAACATGGGGAAGGTGGTGGGGGCGCGAAGTCTAGCAGCGGCCAAGATACTGCTCAATTGATGTCTCAG GTCAACATTCTCAGGGAGGAGATACAGTCATTGACCGTGAGACCAGCTATGGTGGTGACATCTGCTGCAAAATCAG GATCTGGTGCATGTACTGTAACAGCAGTCGTCGTTGCTGGGGTTGTTGGCTATGCATACATAAAGTGGAAG GGCTGGAAACTCTCTGATATGATGTTTGTGACAAAGCGTGGCTTATCCGAAGCTTGCAATGTTGTTGGTAGCCAGTTGGATCAAGTTTCAGATGCTGTTGTT GTTACAAAGAAACATCTAGCTGGGAGGATTGACCTTGTGGATAGTAGTTTAGATGAAAACAAGCAGATCATCGAAGGCACAAGGGATCAG GTTGCAGTCATAAATATGGATCTAAGTGCTTTCCAGGAGGATTTACAATCAGTTAATCTTGTTGTTCAAACTTTG GAGTCGAAGATGGGGCGCCTTGAATCCTCTCAG GATCAAACAGTAGATGGAATACATCACTTGTGTGAGTTCACCCGAAAATTGGAACCTGCCAAGAATGGCAATGTTGGCCAG GTACCATCATCCATTCCTGCAAGCATTGGATCTTCCTCGGAGCGAATTGTGAGG GCTACTTGTTTGCCTCGTCCTGCTCCACGCCTAGCTCTGGAAGAAATCCCACTTGTAGCTGAATCACCTAGAGCAGAGTCACCCCAGGTTTCATCCGCAGCTGAATCCTCTAGAGCAGAG GAGCAAAAGGGTGTTGGCAGCCGAACATGGTCTACAAGCAGTGAAGGATCCTCACATGTCATGTCGTCCTCAACTGAGGCTAGCATGAACACAGCTAAGCCAACAAGCTCAAGTCGATTCAGTGGGCTGCGGCTACCTGGGCTTAGTTTTCTTGGGGCTTCTTCTACTTTAAGTTAA